In Dioscorea cayenensis subsp. rotundata cultivar TDr96_F1 chromosome 9, TDr96_F1_v2_PseudoChromosome.rev07_lg8_w22 25.fasta, whole genome shotgun sequence, a genomic segment contains:
- the LOC120269384 gene encoding probable WRKY transcription factor 54 isoform X2, translating to MEKKVMNIKAAAMMEISRALGLISYLQAYLCPLIPAKKEMEQATNLLQEIMSSLLQSVTILNSIAAADQRIPYEDTATTVKRRRVHDSTRIVTTNPFCDGYQWKKYGEKDIKNSDFRRTYYKCTNEECKARKKVQQQDKNMPSNFMVIYDMQHICNNTVQETKKNLLSPSTSTINFGSILESSSFMMDNINQQEQTLSSISDQFQITNTVLYNDNISVAKAVQGAESTGDNMAGIFSPLSPLDCNEIQNALELFNLVDHEDGSFAEDEDDSLF from the exons ATGGAGAAGAAGGTGATGAATATTAAAGCTGCAGCAATGATGGAAATATCTAGAGCACTAGGACTCATCTCTTATCTTCAAGCTTATCTGTGTCCATTAATACCAGCCAAGAAGGAGATGGAGCAAGCCACTAATCTTCTTCAAGAGATCATGAGCTCACTCTTACAGTCTGTCACTATTCTTAATTCTATTGCTGCTGCTGATCAAAGGATTCCCTATGAAGATACTGCTACTACTGTTAAGAGAAG GAGAGTACATGATTCAACTAGAATTGTTACAACTAATCCATTCTGTGATGGGTATCAGTGGAAGAAGTATGGAGAGAAGGATATCAAGAACTCTGATTTTCGAAG AACATACTACAAATGCACAAATGAAGAATGCAAAGCAAGGAAAAAAGTGCAGCAACAAGACAAAAACATGCCTTCAAACTTCATGGTCATTTATGACATGCAACACATATGCAATAATACTGTCCAGGAAaccaaaaaaaacttattgtCACCTTCAACTTCAACTATAAATTTTGGTTCCATTCTAGAATCAAGCTCTTTCATGATGGACAATATTAATCAACAAGAACAAACCTTATCTTCAATCTCTGATCAGTTCCAAATTACTAACACAGTACTGTACAATGATAATATTAGTGTTGCAAAAGCAGTGCAGGGTGCTGAAAGTACTGGTGATAACATGGCAGGGATATTCTCACCTTTGTCTCCTTTAGATTGTAATGAGATTCAGAATGCTTTGGAGCTTTTCAACCTTGTGGATCATGAGGATGGTTCATTTGCTGAGGATGAAGATGACTCTCTCTTTTGA
- the LOC120268762 gene encoding pentatricopeptide repeat-containing protein At2g40720 — MFSSVPVHRITRFTLPSILKDIAANLDLNNGKKLHARILEFGLQFDCHIASSLINLYVKCGSFDCAGKVFDQLPQRDVAVWNTMLSGFFHHCRLHDGLALLSRMQWLGFKPDAFSLCILLGACSGLVLDLRCSKVIHAFVFRNAFDGEQILETALIDAYSKLGLVKEAYKVFDRAMEKNVLLWNAMIRGFCYNGLSETSLELFVLMMNKGCVMQASTFTSVLSACSAGKVVSFGQGVHCCVIKKGHEFDPYVGTSLLTMYAEFGSVYDACKVFHGVKSNETELWNSMISAYLQNSCIHEALDVYKQMRFLGVRLDSITLLNLLSACGVFCLKDLGKTIHGELVKRPVLTSMIVQSSLMTMYLKNGDIEAADALFSSHEDHDIVAWGAMISGFCQNKKFDNALSLFHQLMAKGLKPDSAVIASALSASSSLGCLQLGYQFHGLTIKNSTAADVFVGSGLIDMYAKFGMPKSAECVLSDMAYKNLVVYNSMISCYGRNGMVDDSIKVLAKISQLGLTPDSISITSSLASVSSLAALAKGKMIHGYQVRNQVLTDALVENTLLDMYMKCGCLRYARRVFDRMTFKNLAAWNTVIAGYGSHGHCLVAFELFEEMKRYKVSPDDTTFLSLISSCSHSGLVEQGMKIFDGMLRDHSIVPRMEHYVNMVDLFSRAGWLSEAYQFINQMPIEPNESVYLCLLSACRIHRNKVIGQLAADHLIKLQPEESGSYTQLLNFFNEMGLLDRAAKLRMQLKDKGTKKIPGCSWIEINNNVQVFYSGDSSSSLGLIIHETLTNLRRTMRDYDDNDDDDDDIFIRL; from the coding sequence ATGTTCTCAAGTGTTCCAGTTCACAGGATCACTAGATTCACCTTACCATCTATCCTCAAAGACATTGCTGCTAATTTGGATTTGAACAATGGCAAAAAGCTTCATGCTAGAATCCTTGAATTCGGTCTCCAGTTTGATTGCCATATTGCAAGCTCTCTCATCAATCTGTATGTTAAATGTGGCTCTTTTGATTGTGCTGGCAAGGTGTTTGATCAATTGCCTCAAAGAGATGTTGCTGTGTGGAATACCATGCTTTCTGGTTTCTTTCATCACTGCCGCTTGCATGATGGATTGGCTTTGTTGTCTCGGATGCAGTGGTTGGGTTTTAAGCCTGATGCGTTCTCTCTTTGTATTCTTCTTGGTGCTTGCAGTGGCTTAGTGTTGGATCTACGGTGTAGCAAGGTGATTCATGCCTTCGTATTCAGAAATGCTTTTGATGGTGAGCAAATCCTTGAGACAGCTTTGATTGATGCATACTCAAAGTTGGGTCTAGTTAAGGAAGCATACAAAGTGTTTGATCGTGCCATGGAAAAGAATGTGTTGCTGTGGAATGCAATGATCAGGGGATTTTGCTACAATGGATTGTCAGAGACAAGTTTGGAGTTGTTTGTGCTCATGATGAACAAAGGCTGTGTGATGCAGGCTTCAACTTTTACTAGTGTTTTGTCGGCTTGTTCAGCTGGGAAGGTTGTGAGTTTTGGGCAAGGAGTTCATTGTTGTGTGATAAAAAAGGGCCATGAATTTGATCCTTATGTTGGTACGTCTCTTTTGACAATGTATGCGGAATTTGGATCAGTTTATGATGCTTGCAAGGTTTTTCATGGTGTGAAAAGCAATGAGACAGAGCTCTGGAATTCGATGATCTCTGCGTACCTTCAGAATTCCTGCATTCATGAGGCGTTGGATGTCTATAAACAGATGAGATTCTTAGGTGTGAGACTGGATAGCATCACATTGTTGAATTTACTTTCGGCTTGTGGAGTGTTTTGTCTGAAGGATCTTGGCAAGACAATTCACGGGGAGTTGGTTAAAAGGCCAGTGTTGACGAGCATGATTGTGCAGAGCTCTTTGATGACAATGTACCTGAAAAATGGGGACATCGAAGCTGCAGATGCTTTATTTAGTTCACATGAGGATCATGATATCGTTGCTTGGGGCGCCATGATTTCAGGCTTTTGTCAAAACAAGAAATTCGATAATGCTTTGAGTTTATTTCATCAATTGATGGCCAAGGGATTGAAGCCGGATTCAGCAGTTATTGCAAGTGCACTCTCTGCTAGTTCTAGCTTAGGATGTCTGCAACTCGGATATCAGTTTCATGGACTCACCATCAAGAACAGCACTGCTGCTGATGTTTTTGTCGGAAGTGGTTTGATAGACATGTATGCCAAATTTGGCATGCCAAAATCAGCAGAATGTGTACTCAGTGACATGGCTTACAAGAATTTGGTGGTTTATAATTCTATGATCTCATGTTATGGAAGGAATGGCATGGTTGATGATTCCATCAAAGTTCTAGCCAAAATATCTCAGCTGGGATTGACCCCGGACTCGATCTCAATAACTAGTTCTCTTGCTTCAGTTTCCTCTTTGGCAGCATTGGCCAAAGGCAAGATGATTCATGGATATCAAGTAAGAAATCAAGTTCTAACTGATGCTCTCGTCGAAAATACACTTCTTGACATGTATATGAAATGTGGTTGTTTGAGATACGCTCGAAGAGTCTTTGATCGAAtgacatttaaaaatttagcaGCTTGGAATACAGTGATTGCGGGGTATGGATCTCATGGACATTGTTTAGTAGCATTCGAGTTgtttgaagagatgaagagGTACAAAGTATCTCCCGACGACACTACTTTCCTCTCATTAATCTCATCATGCAGCCATTCAGGGTTAGTCGAGCAAGGCATGAAAATTTTCGACGGTATGCTCAGAGATCACAGCATTGTTCCTAGAATGGAACACTATGTGAACATGGTCGATCTGTTCAGCCGTGCTGGATGGTTGTCTGAAGCCTACCAATTCATAAATCAAATGCCGATTGAACCGAATGAAAGTGTTTACTTATGCTTGTTAAGTGCTTGCAGAATTCATCGTAATAAAGTGATCGGTCAATTGGCAGCTGATCATCTAATAAAACTACAGCCCGAAGAGAGTGGGAGTTATACTCAGTTGTTGAATTTCTTCAATGAAATGGGATTGTTAGACAGAGCAGCCAAATTAAGGATGCAATTGAAAGACAAAGGAACAAAGAAAATTCCAGGTTGCAGTTGGATTGAGATCAACAACAATGTTCAAGTGTTTTATTCCGGTGATTCATCGTCTTCACTTGGATTAATTATCCATGAAACTCTTACAAATCTCAGAAGAACAATGAGAGattatgatgataatgatgatgatgatgatgatattttCATTAGACTTTGA
- the LOC120269384 gene encoding probable WRKY transcription factor 54 isoform X1, with the protein MEKKVMNIKAAAMMEISRALGLISYLQAYLCPLIPAKKEMEQATNLLQEIMSSLLQSVTILNSIAAADQRIPYEDTATTVKRRRVHDSTRIVTTNPFCDGYQWKKYGEKDIKNSDFRRKYGLKDIKNSMFPRTYYKCTNEECKARKKVQQQDKNMPSNFMVIYDMQHICNNTVQETKKNLLSPSTSTINFGSILESSSFMMDNINQQEQTLSSISDQFQITNTVLYNDNISVAKAVQGAESTGDNMAGIFSPLSPLDCNEIQNALELFNLVDHEDGSFAEDEDDSLF; encoded by the exons ATGGAGAAGAAGGTGATGAATATTAAAGCTGCAGCAATGATGGAAATATCTAGAGCACTAGGACTCATCTCTTATCTTCAAGCTTATCTGTGTCCATTAATACCAGCCAAGAAGGAGATGGAGCAAGCCACTAATCTTCTTCAAGAGATCATGAGCTCACTCTTACAGTCTGTCACTATTCTTAATTCTATTGCTGCTGCTGATCAAAGGATTCCCTATGAAGATACTGCTACTACTGTTAAGAGAAG GAGAGTACATGATTCAACTAGAATTGTTACAACTAATCCATTCTGTGATGGGTATCAGTGGAAGAAGTATGGAGAGAAGGATATCAAGAACTCTGATTTTCGAAG GAAGTATGGTCTGAAGGATATCAAGAACTCTATGTTTCCAAG AACATACTACAAATGCACAAATGAAGAATGCAAAGCAAGGAAAAAAGTGCAGCAACAAGACAAAAACATGCCTTCAAACTTCATGGTCATTTATGACATGCAACACATATGCAATAATACTGTCCAGGAAaccaaaaaaaacttattgtCACCTTCAACTTCAACTATAAATTTTGGTTCCATTCTAGAATCAAGCTCTTTCATGATGGACAATATTAATCAACAAGAACAAACCTTATCTTCAATCTCTGATCAGTTCCAAATTACTAACACAGTACTGTACAATGATAATATTAGTGTTGCAAAAGCAGTGCAGGGTGCTGAAAGTACTGGTGATAACATGGCAGGGATATTCTCACCTTTGTCTCCTTTAGATTGTAATGAGATTCAGAATGCTTTGGAGCTTTTCAACCTTGTGGATCATGAGGATGGTTCATTTGCTGAGGATGAAGATGACTCTCTCTTTTGA
- the LOC120269447 gene encoding WRKY DNA-binding transcription factor 70-like has translation MDKVSASLSSPSSSTSSSSSSSSHQELITSAAMKELSKGLKLLAQLQTLLLPYLPESNQLNLANNLFQDTFNSLSLSLSILQSSCHHLPPEHMNKFHQDRCDLNYNLSGHHYKRKRKDAITTVTSKPFFDGYQWKKYGQKKIKNSMFQRTYYKCIDGACKATKTVQQKDHCEPPNFMVTYGMQHTCNVAEINQLEFIMDSSTPTHTLVPIIESNSFMMNKQQEQTSSSTSDQFQCYNNSSEETTVTAQALPVDDSAMDQVSSDNIPKIFSPSCDLFYNYEENESAWMMEEGIRSSHEFNSFVGDGFLF, from the exons ATGGATAAAGTGTCtgcatctctttcttctccttcttcttctacttcttcttcttcttcttcttcttctcaccaAGAGCTGATCACTTCTGCTGCAATGAAGGAGTTATCCAAAGGACTCAAGCTTTTGGCCCAGCTTCAAACTCTTCTCCTTCCATATTTACCAGAATCCAATCAACTCAATCTAGCCAACAACCTCTTCCAAGACACTTTCAAttcactctcactctctctctctattcttcaatcttcttgtcATCATCTTCCTCCAGAGCACATGAACAAGTTTCATCAAGATAGATGTGATCTTAATTATAATCTCAGTGGTCATCACTacaaaag GAAGCGTAAGGATGCAATTACAACTGTTACATCTAAGCCATTCTTTGATGGGTACCAATGGAAAAAATATGGACAAAAGAAGATCAAGAACTCCATGTTTCAAAG AACATACTACAAATGCATAGATGGAGCATGCAAAGCAACAAAGACAGTCCAACAAAAAGATCACTGTGAGCCTCCAAACTTTATGGTAACTTATGGAATGCAACACACCTGCAACGTAGCAGAGATCAACCAATTGGAATTCATAATGGATTCTTCAACTCCAACACACACTTTGGTTCCAATTATAGAATCAAACTCTTTCATGATGAACAAACAACAAGAGCAAACATCATCTTCAACCTCTGATCAGTTTCAATGTTATAATAACTCTTCAGAAGAGACTACTGTTACTGCACAAGCACTGCCTGTTGATGATAGTGCTATGGACCAAGTGAGTAGTGATAACATACCAAAAATATTCTCACCttcttgtgatttattttataattatgagGAGAATGAGAGTGCTTGGATGATGGAAGAAGGGATTAGATCATCTCATGAGTTTAATTCATTTGTTGGGGATGGTTTCCTCTTTTGA
- the LOC120269102 gene encoding pentatricopeptide repeat-containing protein At2g40720-like: protein MPSYSEMLLMVSKSLRQLLIDAYSKLGLVKEAYKVFDRAMEKNVLLWNAMIRGFCYNGLSETSLELFVLMMNKGCVMQASTFTSVLSACSAGKKDLGKTIHGELVKRPVLTSMIVQSSLMTMYLKNGDIEAADALFSSHEDHDIVAWGAMISGFCQNKKFDNALSLFHQLMAKGLKPDSAVIASALSASSSLGCLQLGYQFHGLTIKNSTAADVFVGSGLIDMYAKFGMPKSAECVLSDMAYKNLVVYNSMISCYGRNGMVDDSIKVLAKISQLGLTPDSISITSSLASVSSLAALAKGKMIHGYQVRNQVLTDALVENTLLDMYMKCGCLRYARRVFDRMTFKNLAAWNTVIAGYGSHGHCLVAFESCLKR from the exons ATGCCTTCGTATTCAGAAATGCTTTTGATGGTGAGCAAATCCTTGAGACAGCTTTTGATTGATGCATACTCAAAGTTGGGTCTAGTTAAGGAAGCATACAAAGTGTTTGATCGTGCCATGGAAAAGAATGTGTTGCTGTGGAATGCAATGATCAGGGGATTTTGCTACAATGGATTGTCAGAGACAAGTTTGGAGTTGTTTGTGCTCATGATGAACAAAGGCTGTGTGATGCAGGCTTCAACTTTTACTAGTGTTTTGTCGGCTTGTTCAGCTGGGAAG AAGGATCTTGGCAAGACAATTCACGGGGAGTTGGTTAAAAGGCCAGTGTTGACGAGCATGATTGTGCAGAGCTCTTTGATGACAATGTACCTGAAAAATGGGGACATCGAAGCTGCAGATGCTTTATTTAGTTCACATGAGGATCATGATATCGTTGCTTGGGGCGCCATGATTTCAGGCTTTTGTCAAAACAAGAAATTCGATAATGCTTTGAGTTTATTTCATCAATTGATGGCCAAGGGATTGAAGCCGGATTCAGCAGTTATTGCAAGTGCACTCTCTGCTAGTTCTAGCTTAGGATGTCTGCAACTCGGATATCAGTTTCATGGACTCACCATCAAGAACAGCACTGCTGCTGATGTTTTTGTCGGAAGTGGTTTGATAGACATGTATGCCAAATTTGGCATGCCAAAATCAGCAGAATGTGTACTCAGTGACATGGCTTACAAGAATTTGGTGGTTTATAATTCTATGATCTCATGTTATGGAAGGAATGGCATGGTTGATGATTCCATCAAAGTTCTAGCCAAAATATCTCAGCTGGGATTGACCCCGGACTCGATCTCAATAACTAGTTCTCTTGCTTCAGTTTCCTCTTTGGCAGCATTGGCCAAAGGCAAGATGATTCATGGATATCAAGTAAGAAATCAAGTTCTAACTGATGCTCTCGTCGAAAATACACTTCTTGACATGTATATGAAATGTGGTTGTTTGAGATACGCTCGAAGAGTCTTTGATCGAAtgacatttaaaaatttagcaGCTTGGAATACAGTGATTGCGGGGTATGGATCTCATGGACATTGTTTAGTAGCATTCGAGAGTTgtttgaagagatga